The Falco cherrug isolate bFalChe1 chromosome 3, bFalChe1.pri, whole genome shotgun sequence genome segment CGCCTGGCTGGTGGGGGCGATGGACTTCTCCTCCTCCTACTAAAGACAGATAAAGGGATTTCTTAGAAAGAATCTTGGGGCTCAATTGCAACTTTTCTGCTTTAACTGTACAAAATTATCTTGTTCGTGCACttcaaaatgaattatttttttttagaaccactgatggaaaaaaatagaaaagactTTCTAAAGAGGGTGAGACGACACATTTTACTGTAATTCTCAGTCTACTACAGCAATCGTTAGAATTTCACATTCACCTGGTCTATTAGCACCTTGTAGCCACAGAGGAAGACCAATTCTCTCCCATTTTCTTCTCCCAAAAGCTCACTCCTGGCATCTCCCTTGCACTGAACCTAGTGATCATCTAATGAGTCAGACCAGGGTACCGATCCACCAAAAACATCTCCTTGTCGTCACATGGTGACACGATTGCTAGATCCAACACAAGGGAGGAACTGGGAATGCCCAGCTCTGTCAGCAGAAAAACCCGCGTTCAGCAGCGGTCTGAAGTTGGAACCAATTAAACAGTGTGAAACCGTACTCTTGAAAAGAGCTTTTATCTACGAGTCTGGAATGCAAAATGACTTATTCTTGAAAGGCAGAGAGATTTGTTGCAAAACTGCAGCTATCTAGGTTAAAATTATTGACTACATGaactgttttctgctctgcaagGTTTACAATAGACTTCTGGGAGGGGAAATTTTAATCAAACTCAAGAGTTTTAAAGAAGAGGAATATTGAATTCTGTAAAGCAAAACGTTCCTGTTTTAAAACCAATTAAGATAAAACTATtgattaaaggaaaacattgagtaatgaaaaaagcacagaagctTAACTACATAAACCAAGATTTGCTTTCAAAtgtgctggctgctgttctCCAAAGCAATGAGTTACACTTTTTATAGATAAAACAGTTTGCTCCAAAAGACAACGTTCTTTTATGGTTCAAAAAAATATCAGCCTTCAAAAGTCACAGTTGTCCTAATTAAACACGTATTTTCACAATTGTCAGTAGGTAAATTTACCATGTTGCAAAACAGATTAAGAACTTTGGAATTCCAATCTGGTTTACGTAGAATTGTTTGACAAGATCCATAACTAGAATGTCTACATTTGTTGAAGTAGTCATACTTAATCTCATACATCATTAGGTATGCTGCAACTATATTCTAACTAAGTCTTAATTACAGATTGCTCACAAGGGTCATTACACCAGATTAGTAAACCCATCAAGCACCCAGCTTCCTGAACCTTCCTATATTCTGAGATCAACGTAGACCAAAAAATTACACAAGTGTTAACACCACTGCCTAcacaagagaagagaaaatgaagtctGTGTTTACTACTAGTTCAAAATAGCTACTGAATTGAGGCATGAGACCTCTGAAATTCCAATTATCTGTGACCCAGAACACCAAGATCTTAATCACTTGTTGCAAGCATACGGTACCGACTGTCAATGGCAGCAAGAATACAAAGTAATGCTCACCCCTCCTTCATAGCTGTGTATGTGCAATAAGAAAACCCTGAAGAATAAAATCATTCAGTCGTTTTCAAGCATCAGGAAGACACTAATAACATTAACGTTAGTAGCTGTTACAGGCTTATGTGAATTAGCAACTGGCGAGCAATGAAGGAGCCTGAGCAAGTGTTTCTCTCCGTGGTTTTTGCCAGTGAAATGGTCCCAGATCCCACACGTCAAGGAACACAGCAGTCTGAATTTCCCTCACCTTACTACTCCGAGTGTGCAAGTCCAAAGGACGGCAAGTACTTACCTATGACAGTATAAATGACAGCCTGTCTAAATGATTTGCTAAACGTAAACCCTATTTAATGGATTAATTTCTAACCAACCTTTTCATCACTGGGGATTGCCATCTCTTTTCCATCTGCATCCTGATAGcagtggagaaaaacaaaacaaaacaaatctatCTGCCATACATGAGGcaaaaaacaaatgtattcAAATAAAGTTCAGAGTAATTCTTACCAAATGACCACAACAAGAACACAATCTTGAGACAAGATTGGGCAAACTGGACCCTACTTAATTCTTGTGTTGTGTATTTGCTGACAGTCGCATAGCAGATAAAcaatattaaatagaaaaaattacACGAGTTAGGTTCAACTTAAGGAGAAATTACCGAGGGGATGATTCCTTTTGTCGTTTTCGGGGAGATGGTGATGGACTGCGTGAATGTGAGTGGCGTCGGCGTCTACCAACTTCCCCATTCTTCACGATGGATCTTTTAGgtctttcttcttcagatgAAGATGAAGAACCAGAATCTATAAACGTAGAAGAATCACTCTCTGGAAGATGATTCTCACAACACTATTAACACAGTTACTGATTGGGGAACTGCAGTTTAAACTACTAACCTCCTCCCCTGCAAAATAAGAAGCTtctatttaaaagcaattcaACTAAAAATAGTAGTTGCAGTCAAGTGATAAAGCAATCCATCAGAGCTgggcaaaaaaaatatctgcagcaACCTAACTGTCCACATACAATCTGACTAGCCAGATAATTCAAGAGGTGAACTTCAGTTACTTATAGAAACATTAGATGGACAAGAACCTATACCAGGCCTGGGTTAATTTACTGATTGGAAGCATACAAGAGTCCAAAATATTAGGAAATAACCTATTGCAACAACAGATTAAGTAACCCAtaacaaatatatttctgtgtgtgaTGTTAAGAGTTTAAAAGTGCAACTTTTAAAGATGTGAGCCATTAACAAGAGACATACCGTAACCTTTTAAAAGTTACACTATTTTCTTCATGAGCAATAATAGAAGTGATATCATTATGAGTGGTACATCTTAAAGTTTATCACAGCACCGCAGCATGcatagcaaataattttaatcagtATTTGAACTTAACATTAACTACTTCCCACAAAAGCAAACTACAATCCACTTTTAGGAAATCTATGCCATCCATACCAGATGAAGACTGTTGATTCTGCCTTCTGTACTGACGTCTCTGTTGAACAGAGTCTGCTGTGGCCATTTTACCTCCTTTATCTTCTTCTGGAAAGGCACAGACAGAGATAAAATATGTAAACTGAAGACACAAATTGACCTTGTTCAGGCAGAAACAAGGTTGTATTACAGTACATCATCGCACACGCTTTTTTTTGTCCCCttcaaaatcttaaaatattgaGGCTGGAATACAACTTcggttggatttttttccaagaaagctTGGATAGAGATGTTTGAGGCAGTACGAGCGATCACCTTTATACTTCTGGGAACTCTTGCTTTCAATGCCAGTCTATCAAGAGGATTCAACCCTTACCACTGCCTTTTGTCATGCACCTTGattaaaaaccccacccaaaaccagTGCTGAAAAGAGCACACCATACCTGATTCAGAcagttctgctttcctctgttttgGTGCTGGCGAAGGAGATTCTCTTTTTTCAGTACTCTTGTGTTTGGGCGCTAAAAGGCAAAGTCAGAAAACTCAGCTGCAATTCATTACATTCTCGCATGCACTTCTGCTCATACAAACTGTACACACCATctttgagaaaacaaaaccaaaacgcTAAAGCTGCTGGAACACAGATTTTTACTTCATTACCTGATGCTCTGCTAGGCGAAACAGAGCCACGGCTTTTTCTTGCACGGTTGGACTGCTGGGGTGTTGGAGACCTGCGTGGTTTTGGAGGTGGACTTGCTGGTGGGGATGGTCTGTGCCTCCGTCTAGGGGGGCTTGCAGAAGGAGAGAGCCTACGAGTTTTACGAGGAGGACTGGATACAGTTCTTTTAGGTGGTTTCTTTGGTGGTGATCGGGAacgtgaggaggaggaggaagagctaCTGCCAGATAAGGATGCTGATGACCGTCTTCTCCTGTAAATCAAGTATAACATTAGATACTGAATAGCCAGTTGAAGAAATGTTTGAGCATGAACACAGAATCGCATTTTTTGCAAGCACATATAGAGAGAGCCACATACAACAGCACTTCCAAAACATGGTGGACAGCCTTCAACACTTGCTTTGTAGAAGAGGAGAATAATAACCGatctttcagttatttttaaactacataGTGAGCAAAAAATTGTTAGTGTTAcctttgtttgctttctgtcaaTCTACAGACTACAACTAAGCTTTTCTCCTGGGAGGAATTAGTTTTGTTTGGGCTCTCTAACTTCTGGATGGTTAAGAATTCTCTGTGTTAGCACATGTGATTTAATGATCTTCAGAACAGATCTCTTTAAGAGTTTAGTGTAAAAAGTTTTTATACCAAGAGGTAAAAATTTCAGACAACTTAACAACTCAGAATCAATCTATCCATCCTTATGTTTTAGTCTTTCATCTTtactttgtaattttaaaaaggtaggGCCTCTAGAATTCTGCGGCAAAATTTGTGGCAAGTTCTGTTGCAATTGTGTACCTGCAGAATCCACCTTTGGCTGCAGAATTCCTGAgaacctggaaaaaagaaaccctacCTTGAGTGAGAAACATTTGCTGAAAGGGAGCTCTTGTACATCTTGCAACATACATGTTTGATACTTTTCACAGTTTTCCCAGTAACTGTGTGAAATGAACATATTtacaaacccaggaaaaaaataaaatagtcatCACCTTGTcataaaaaggaagaactgtTCCTTCCTAAAAAAGAACAACTGCTGTATACACAGGAAGCATCACTTCAATTCTCTTCCTATGAAGAGGATAAGAATCTATTCTCTTCCTGTAAAGCCAAATGTCTATTTTGATATGGCCACAAGTACATATCTTCTCTGCAAGGCAACTCAGAGCTTTGCTACTAAAAAATTGCTTATGCTATCAAAAATGTGACCTCCAATACCAGAAAGCAGAccttgaagaatttttttaaaaataaaaacatgaaaaaacacatttcaagtcagtatttgattttaatttcaagATGGAAATGTAAAGTCACAACGTAAAAACTCCTAACAAGCAAAATCTTTActtgttctaatttttttccccaggaaggaaaaaaatagtattaagACTTAAGCAAAAAAAGTCACGAAAGATGTCATGTCAACCCACGCTGGGAGCTATCAGAGCTATTTGAAGATGTTAACAGTTCTGAAATTGCCATTTTTCAAAAAGGTGGAATTCTCATCACTACTTCAACTCCAAAGAAATCACAGCTACTACTATGCTCCCCCACAACACACCTATGAAATACGACACTGCAGTTTTTATATCACTCAAACCATACACCTGACAGTACCAAGATAAAACGAGCAAGGTAATTCTGGTAACACTCATTCCTCACAACTGATGTTCCCTTCAGCTTTCAAAGTTTAACGTTTTCCATTGTCCCAAAAAAAGGGAATCTTACCGCCTCACAGGGGATCTGCTTCTTCTGTGTCTGGGTGGGGGAGGCATTCGCCTTGGAGGGCTCCTTCTCCTTGGAGATGGCCGTCTTCTTGGGCTTGGTCGCCTTCTAGGGGAGTAAGACCTGTCATAATcaaaaattcaaatgaaaagcaactaTCTAATTTTCAGAGTTGAGGAAATTTATCCTCAGGGGACTGAGGGCATCCTCAGAGTGTAGAGCTGTTTTTCCTCCAAGTGCATCACATTAAAGTAGCATTTAGGTTATATTGCAAAGTGTACATTCAGACACAATCAGTGCTTTGAAGTTTACCAACACCTCTCTACTtagtaaaataattcaaaaaaggagaaaaaaaagaagtaatctACAACACCATCACTATCAGACCTACCTCCTAAAAGGAGGCTACACAGTTCCCACTAACAAGTGCCATACTCAGCAATGCCTACCCCATTCCTTCTCCAGTCAGCGTTAGTCACTGTAAGCACCTTCTCACAAAGTGACAGAAGAAACCAACTCCCAAACCCATTTATCCATCGAACACATTCTTCCCATTTGGCCTAAAATATCCATAGTTCAACATCTCTAAAAACATCACTACTTTAGCTGAGAACATGACATTACATTAAGAACATATATAAAGCACATCCATAgccttcagaagaaaacattcagtTCTCAACCTTCACAAGATAAACTGGAGTCCTACCTCGACCGTGATCTATGACGCCTTCTTGGTCGAGAATGAGATGGAGAACGTGATCGAGATCTTGACCTTGACTTGGACCGAGTTGCGGACCTTTGACGagtcttctctttttccttctctctctccttctttgAATTACGTTCTGGTGAAGTTTCCTTAGTCTCTGGTACAGGAGGTTCAGGTTTAGGAGCTTTTGGGATatcactgttaaaaataaaagacttcaTTTATAAACACGTACAAACCATAGCCCCTGGAGTGACAATTTAGAAGCTGCCAAGATATTCCCCTACAATGAACATTCTCCTGCCCATCCTCTGACGAGATGTTAGACCATCTCGCTCCAAAACTGTGAAAAGAATTACAACATGGTACAATGATTCaaagaggataaaaaaaaaagtaacatacAGGCTGCGTGTCAACTTGCCAGAAAACAAGACGACATTGTCGTAAGTGGAAAAGatgactgtcatggtttaaccccagctggcaacgAAGTACCACACAACCGCTcgctccccccctgcccctaGTGGGATGGCAAGGGGAAttggaaaaagataaaacccgTGGGTTAACGTAAAAGTtcagtaattgaaataaagtacaACGTAATAGTAACAATCATAAcgaagaggaagagaaaaaaagagagaggaataaaccccaagaaaaataagtgatacacaatacaattgctcaccacccgtTGACcggtgcccagccagtccctgagcagcaattgGCCCCTGCTGGCCCACTCCCCCCAGGgtatatactgagcatgatgctctgtggtatggaatatccccttggctagttggggtcagctgttctggctctgctccctccccgTTTCTCATGCgcctcctcaccagcagagcacaggaaaactgaaaagtccttgacttcgggtaagcactgcttagcaacaactaaaacaacagtgtgttatcaacactattTCCAccctaaatccaaaccacagcactgtaccagctacttgaaagaaaattaactccgccaaaaccaggaaaatgaaagcacagtGCCAGCTAAGCACACTGCCTTTAGAAttctgcacaggaaaaaaatcttaagattattaaataaattcttTTGCCATTGCAGGGGGCCAGGGAGAAGCAGGCATTTCCCTGAGACAAACTGCAAACAAGCATTAAGATAAcgtccatttttaaaaaggcaataCGTAGTTCTACACCCACAGTTATCAGGCTTACCTGTTTGAAGTTGCCTCTTGAACAACAGTCTCCTTTGGTTTCACAGAGGGTTCTGGCTCAGGAGTcgcctctttcttttctggcgCAGGAGTGGCGCTGCGGCTCTTGGTTCTGTGATGAGGGGAGCGAGAATGGCTGCGTTTCCGCTCTCTTCTGACAGGCGACGACCTCCTTCGAGGGGAAGGAGACCTTGATTTGCGTCTAGGAAAAAGAAGTGCCATTTCATAGCATCCCATAACGAATTGATGTACGGAATAAAGCCTGTGATATCCAGCAGCTAAAAGCTCTTCTGAATGAGGCAGACTCTCAGTACTGTTTACAGCAGTTAAGCACATGGAGGActactttgtattttctgctaGTAATTAGCAGCCAAATTAAGATgtcaaaaaacccaccacccccccaaaacaagAAACCCTGGAACAGATCAAACCATTAAAAGCAACGTAAGCAATTCTTATGTCAAGTTTGCTCTAGTTTACTTGCAATTACCATTCAGTAGTACGTCAGGCTAGCCTGCTAAAACAGCAAAGGGGAGTATTTCCAAAGCTCAACTAATTTGTCTCTGCCACGCATTCTCCATTCCACTCTGGAGTACTGTTGATACATTATCTGTGCAGTTGCATTACCTTCTTGGACTCCTGGATCtgtctctcttttctctgttgtcTTTGTCTTCCTTATCTCTCTTCTCCTTGTCTTCATCTTGTTTCTTCATAGAAGCCAGTTTCTCTTGCTCTATCTACGCAACCAAACACCATCACAAAACGCAACACATCAGAGGCATCATACCAAGCCCTTATCAAATACGTAtgtcaaacaacaaaaatacactGCTAAAGGACTAAAGTTGCCCAGACAGAAAAGTTCTGCTGAACACACAAGTCTACTGAAATACCAGTTGTTGTTCAGCCATCAATGTGAGCCCAGTGCTCGCCACAACTCATCCACAATTCTATTAAAAACCCCTACCTGTcgttgttttatttcttctttcttcagttcCAGAAATGCAGTTGGAATACCAGCAATGTTTTCTTGCGCACTTAATAGCAGTGGCCACAACTCTCCCATGAACTCCCTAGcatttttcccattcaaaaaACCAGTCAGGTTGATTTGCATCATTTTGGAATCTGGATTCTGCAAAGAGATATGACAGGAAGACAAACCGGTTATCTGAAAAAACAACATACAGTCTATATTAAACTTAAATTAAAACTACCATGGGGGCTAAAATACATATACACTCAAGaactatgtttttttaaaaaatatctttccctAGTGATTTCTCATCAATATAAGTTTATAGtactattaatttttctttttgtgtcttACCATAAATATTCAGAAAGGCCTGTTAATCCTTTGTGGGTTTCGTAAGTATTTTTGGACCGTGACTGTGTAGCTGCTATACAGAAAATCGGGGGCCTTAAATTTAATACACCATTACAACTGCTGCTACGagtttttataattattttctaaacattttttcccaattGTTTTGATTCTCCTTGCTTGGAAATCTTTCTTAATATCTGCACAACAGACAGAAGCTGTATGATCGCCTAACCCTGCAGATGACATTCTGCTAAGTACCTGACATCCTGCTGTGAAAGTTCACGATTCATGCATGCATTTTCTTACTTTCTCCGAAACACTAGACTATGCCTGCGCTGAGGGAACATAACGCTAAGTAGGTGCCTTACAGATTTTCCTCAAAGTAATGATGTCATGTCCACAAAGGGTTAAGAGGTCAAAGAGAGGTTCAAAGTTAAAGTGGGCTTTTTAATTCTAATGTTTGTTGGTCAAGCAACAAGGTCCATATAACAAGCACAGCTCAACAGCACAAAGCAAGTACAGATTCCAGGtgtcttcagtttcttcttggAACCTTGGGGGTTTTGGAATCGCCAAGTCCCCTGTAGAGAAAGATGTTCCCTTGGCTTGCTTCCGACTCCCTACTGCAACTCAACCACCTTGAGTTTAATGTTATATCATTTATCTAAATTGCAAAAGACGAACAAGCAATAATGAGTacacaaccacaaaaaaagaaaagattgtttttaaaaaagttctaAACTTTAATCATGCTTAGTATAAGGGGAACTTAAATGAGTATTCAGATTTTATTATACTAACACatgttaagaaaacatttcctattACGAACCCTAGCTTTATTTAGCTTAGTACTTAAacttatttcccctttttgttctCTATACATTAAAGCATCTAAATATTCATGAAACAGATACTAgcatcttcaaaataaaatgaaatttaaagtttttttttaaacagcaataCCTTTATCAGTTGAAATGTCAACTGTTCTCTCAAAACACAAGGTTGAACTCTTAGGAGAAAAGATTAAGTGTAAAGTACATCAATATGAGAATGTTTGCCAATAATTCATATCATACATCTTTTACTGTCCCTTGGGTTGCAGTGGCACAGTGGCAGACACTAAGAAAAACTGGGTTTATTACCACCTCATGTTATTGCATATCCTTCACATGAAGTTTACTGTGCTAAATGATCTCAATAATGTTCATACTGTATGAGGCTGAAGATTAACTACAGCAAATACAACTACTAGCCTACAGTAattaacaaaagtaaaaaattaacataGCTACAGATCTGGACTCTAAACTGACTTAAGAACTCTCTATTAAAATACCATCTGATCAATTCAGAATCCCTCTCATGCTTCACATAAATCCTGATCTACTTTACAGTAATTTCAAGAGCAGTGTAAAGCTTTGCCCAATTGCTCTTTCCTGGATTTTTTGGTTCGGCCACTTTACACAACTCACCTCCAAACACACACTGCATCATCAAGGGAGTTGGGTCAGAGCGACATTGGACACTCACTCTGCTGTGACCTAATAAGGTGATGGTGCTATACTTCAGACGCAAGGAATAACTTCCATTTTGGTTCAGGCCTTTTAAATCATAAATCACATCATCATTAGAAAATTGCTGTCAAAGTAACTTAACAtgtaacagcaaaattaaaacagtaagTTTGATTTTCACCTGAGCAGTTTGCAAACTATGCACCTTCACTAAACTTCCAGCCTTACAGCTGTTTACAAAGtgaatttctttccaaaatataCATAGTAATAAAACCCCTCCTAATTGTACTTGAGAAATTCACAGATTCAATAGAATTCATAATACTTATGTTACACATTTAGAAACAATATCCACAACAAAATCGTTACCTTCACTTCCAACTGGTTGAATATAAATTCAATTACTACATCATCTTCAAATCCAAGGATTTCTGTTACTCGTTTTGTTATCCATGGTTTGATTACTTCCAGATTTACTTTGCTCATGTCCACCTATATTAAAGAGCcaggagaaacaagaaaaaagtttcagaacaAGTCCTTTCACTAAATATACAACAAGCTCACAGTACCTTGAATTTTTTCACTGTAGAGACTGAACTGTATGCTGCTACATACATTATTATCCCAGTCTAGCTCTGTTTTAAACCAGCTTCTAACCTCTGCTGAACAAGAGCATTTTGATTAAAGCACAAGTTTGGATACcttgccttctttttttaactcctAATATAGACTTCCCGATCTCTCCCAAGCAGCTAAAATTAGAACCTAGAGAAGGTAGGAAGTCAAAACATAGTAACTTGCTAGTACACTCTAGTAAATACTAGCTCAACTagacagcaaataaaagctACAGTAGAACTACACCAATGTACTGTTCACTCCCTTCATACAATTCTGTTTCCTGTAAATAATGAAACCCACTGAATGATAAAGCAATAGTCTTGATCCAGCTCACCAATTCCCCTGACACCTGTCCACCAGACTtcaacagctttcaaaaaatCATTAAGCATTCAAATTTACAAGAGAATTCACCCATTCCAAATCTCTTAATTTACAAATTCCTCACCCAAGATGAGAACACAGCCCAATtctctacagaaataaaacacttgcTAGATATTTTATTCATAGCTTTATTCCTAGAAACTACAACCACATTATTACCTTTTTAGAACAGTATGAATGAGAACTTGCTAGTTTTAGCTAACTCTGTGGAACGCAACTCTTTCAGAAATCAGGTTTTGTCATTTACAAAAACAAAGACCTTCTCAAGAGCTCTGCACTCAGCTTTGCCACAGTTACCTCAGCAGCTTCATCGGTTGCCTCCTTGGCAGGTTAGGGCCAATACAACCTAACGAAGGACCAGCTCCacactttgaaataaaatgtttgctgaACAGGGATCTACTGACAGCACCTGCCCTGGTTGCATCACTTAAAACACTCGCCTGAGGAATGCACCCTCCCTAACAATCAACAGGTAAAGACTGTCACAGGGCAAATAACTGCATCTAAGCAAGGAATCTGAGCAGCTTTCTGCAGCGCTCTCACAGCCTCCCTCCACAGCCCCAGAGACTATCACTGCAACAACTtcaccagcacccacaggacAACCAGTGCGCATTTCCAACATACTAATCTAGAAAacctgaaacaacaaaaaaccccaaaccaccaccccaaaaaaagggGTTGAGGTGTTACTGAAGGATGCCTAGAATTCTAAATTAACATTTCTTCAAAGTTAAGACTTCTTTTGAAGCTGAATTTTACACAAAAGCCTACTGGTGATATTTAGTGCTATAACTAGATCATGCATATTATTACTGTATCTTTGATGCACAAGTGGACATTCCAAATACCCTACAGAGAAGGCATTCCTCCCCTTTCTGTGTGTACCACCTGATACCCAATTACTCCACTGAAAACTGTCTTCGATTAGTGTGTCTTACTTCCAATCTCATCCTAACCAACTTACCTTCTTTTCTAAGCATTCTGCAAATTTCAACTGCTTCAACAGCTTCTTCTGCTTGTTGCTGAAGCGATTGTCCTGTTCTGCACTTGTTCCCTAAAGCAcaggaaataagatttttagTTTGTATGACATTCAACTATCTTCACGCATTATCTTCCCACATACTTGCACTGGACAGTGTACAGCACACCAGTTACACCATTCTGTAAGCAAATAAgccttttctggtgcctttcagtttCAGCACTATAGTTTTCATCTACTGCTGAAGATTTAGGGGTAAGCAggcccctgagctctgcagcgACACCTTAATCATATAATCTCCCTGGCATACTACTTACGAGTTTAGAAGTACAGTAGTCTGAAATTGTTATGGAAAGGACTTATGCTGGAATTCACAAACTCCTCAGAAGGAATAAGCTCTTTTCACTCCGTCCAGGAACAAAAATGTCATATTTGGTTACAATGACATCTATGAAACCTTTGGGTAAATTTCTCTGAAGCAGATCAGTCAACACAGAGCCAGCAAGAGTACAAAGAATACTATTTTATTGATCATGCTCTGTTAAAGTTCACCAACTCGTTCCACTTTCATGAACAGAAACTATAGGTTAATTCATTTGGAACTGAAAGGCTTGAAAGTCCAGTTCTGGAAAATTTACTTGCACAGAAGTAAACAGAACCACACATGAACAAGAGTATGAGCAGAACTGCATCCAGATACTGATGATTTGTTaccaatttaaaacaaatccaCAGTTCACACCTGAAGCTTATTAAGGAAACCAACCTCACTGATGGAAAACACAGGAATTTAATATGTGCAATTTCTATGCACAGAATAAAGGGTTGAGTACCAGCAATAACGTAAGCTACTAAGGAACCAAAAgtcaagaaataagaaaaagctcCAATTCTCAGGTTAACCTAATTACTTCATTTGATATGAAAGCACCTTGAATTAGCAACATAACATGCTACGAAGTCATCAGATACTGACAGGAAACAAACTATTTCCGCTATTCTGAAGCACAGGAATCCTAAAGACCAATTGTGGCACAAGCACTTACCAGGATGAAGTCTGTTTAAAACTCTTGATAATATTTGCAGTCTACTGCGTGGCTTACACATTAACAACACACACAGTATTTGTCAGATCACTCAAgaatttaatgttctttttcaaaactcTCTTGTTCACAACCCAGAAGTG includes the following:
- the SRRM1 gene encoding serine/arginine repetitive matrix protein 1 isoform X2 codes for the protein MDAGFFRGTSAEQDNRFSNKQKKLLKQLKFAECLEKKVDMSKVNLEVIKPWITKRVTEILGFEDDVVIEFIFNQLEVKNPDSKMMQINLTGFLNGKNAREFMGELWPLLLSAQENIAGIPTAFLELKKEEIKQRQIEQEKLASMKKQDEDKEKRDKEDKDNREKRDRSRSPRRRKSRSPSPRRRSSPVRRERKRSHSRSPHHRTKSRSATPAPEKKEATPEPEPSVKPKETVVQEATSNSDIPKAPKPEPPVPETKETSPERNSKKEREKEKEKTRQRSATRSKSRSRSRSRSPSHSRPRRRHRSRSRRRPSPRRRPSPRRRSPPRRMPPPPRHRRSRSPVRRRRRSSASLSGSSSSSSSSRSRSPPKKPPKRTVSSPPRKTRRLSPSASPPRRRHRPSPPASPPPKPRRSPTPQQSNRARKSRGSVSPSRASAPKHKSTEKRESPSPAPKQRKAELSESEEDKGGKMATADSVQQRRQYRRQNQQSSSDSGSSSSSEEERPKRSIVKNGEVGRRRRHSHSRSPSPSPRKRQKESSPRMQMEKRWQSPVMKSRRRRSPSPPPARRRRSPSPAPPPRRRRSPSLPRRRSPSPPPRRRSPSPRRYSPPIQRRYSPSPPPKRRTASPPPPPKRRASPSPQSKRRVSHSPPPKQRSSPTAKRRSPSISSKHRKGSPPSRSNRETRSPPQNKRHSPSPRPRASHTSASPPPPRRGASASPQRRQSPSPSTRPIRRVSRTPEPKKTKASTPSPRSARRVSSSRSASGSPEPAPKKHQGPPSPTRSRSPSANWSPAKKAKSPTQSPSPARNSDQEGGGKKKKKKKDKKHKKDKKHKKHKKHKKEKAAAAAAAVAVAAPDTTSTQEDQEAETEPKKETESEPEDNLDDLEKHLREKALRSMRKAQVSPPS
- the SRRM1 gene encoding serine/arginine repetitive matrix protein 1 isoform X7; this translates as MDAGFFRGTSAEQDNRFSNKQKKLLKQLKFAECLEKKVDMSKVNLEVIKPWITKRVTEILGFEDDVVIEFIFNQLEVKNPDSKMMQINLTGFLNGKNAREFMGELWPLLLSAQENIAGIPTAFLELKKEEIKQRQIEQEKLASMKKQDEDKEKRDKEDKDNREKRDRSRSPRRRKSRSPSPRRRSSPVRRERKRSHSRSPHHRTKSRSATPAPEKKEATPEPEPSVKPKETVVQEATSNSDIPKAPKPEPPVPETKETSPERNSKKEREKEKEKTRQRSATRSKSRSRSRSRSPSHSRPRRRHRSRSRSYSPRRRPSPRRRPSPRRRSPPRRMPPPPRHRRSRSPVRRRRRSSASLSGSSSSSSSSRSRSPPKKPPKRTVSSPPRKTRRLSPSASPPRRRHRPSPPASPPPKPRRSPTPQQSNRARKSRGSVSPSRASAPKHKSTEKRESPSPAPKQRKAELSESEEDKGGKMATADSVQQRRQYRRQNQQSSSEERPKRSIVKNGEVGRRRRHSHSRSPSPSPRKRQKESSPRRRRRSPSPPPARRRRSPSPAPPPRRRRSPSLPRRRSPSPPPRRRSPSPRRYSPPIQRRYSPSPPPKRRTASPPPPPKRRASPSPQSKRRVSHSPPPKQRSSPTAKRRSPSISSKHRKGSPPSRSNRETRSPPQNKRHSPSPRPRASHTSASPPPPRRGASASPQRRQSPSPSTRPIRRVSRTPEPKKTKASTPSPRSARRVSSSRSASGSPEPAPKKHQGPPSPTRSRSPSANWSPAKKAKSPTQSPSPARNSDQEGGGKKKKKKKDKKHKKDKKHKKHKKHKKEKAAAAAAAVAVAAPDTTSTQEDQEAETEPKKETESEPEDNLDDLEKHLREKALRSMRKAQVSPPS